In the Malania oleifera isolate guangnan ecotype guangnan chromosome 1, ASM2987363v1, whole genome shotgun sequence genome, one interval contains:
- the LOC131162246 gene encoding protein ALTERED PHOSPHATE STARVATION RESPONSE 1-like: MGCVSSKPREEDNVVSLCKDRKRLLKSAVEGRHALAEAHCKYYQSLYSVAAAIRLFVARHSSPSSPFLITFDAAQDRTFDPMLLQQRPSQSTHEAIASESTDFAVSKDSLKVKNENNREEEGEEGEGRATEEVCECEHFYGAFAGWDYFNPFYGVQAEGIDGFSQGSDEDLSLIREEEGIPELEEDGERNEGGKREVVMGNMDDANVSQGEQVGLGMDDGRELLEALKDVEDHFVKAYDSGLDVSRMLEASKVHGQSGTEEIKVTSNKLFESITWDPSTSSQFSSGKSFLASSSKSSSTLTIFKNDLFDDFGGMESGSHSLTLGRLYAWEKKLYEEVKAGDETRKIYERKCSKLRNQDARGNWTYKVDKTRAEVRDLYTRILVAVRSAESISKRIQKLRDEELQPQIFELLYGLMRSWKIMLESHEAQNQTMFEVKFFTSPAYGKFCNNSHRLATFQLEAELQNWRACFDAYVKAQKAYIEALRRWLSKFIAPEVEFFSGGRSSLPPCQQIRGPKLLVVCHEWLSSLDKLPDKAVSHAMKSFGKDIRALWVQQGKEQQQKRKVDGLTKELDQRFLAFQKEERRVLESKPCKQVSDIYVRYRVEWLMERKNVLEMFRQKLEAEKEEHHRSMQETQRITVNGFQTGFSAVFESLVEFSQASLKMCSDLVTFSENAKVGDENSSNPFYVNGMGS; encoded by the exons ATGGGCTGTGTTTCTTCAAAGCCAAGGGAAGAAGACAACGTCGTGTCCCTATGTAAAGACAGAAAACGTCTCTTGAAATCGGCAGTGGAGGGTCGGCATGCCCTCGCAGAAGCCCACTGTAAGTACTACCAGTCGCTCTATTCAGTCGCTGCCGCCATAAGGTTGTTTGTAGCTCGACATTCGTCTCCCTCTTCTCCATTTCTCATCACCTTTGACGCCGCCCAAGATCGAACCTTTGACCCCATGTTGCTGCAGCAGCGGCCATCTCAGTCGACCCACGAAGCCATTGCTTCTGAATCAACAGATTTTGCAGTTTCTAAGGACTCTTTGAAGGTGAAGAATGAAAACAatagagaagaagaaggagaagaaggagaaggcaGGGCAACGGAGGAGGTTTGTGAGTGTGAGCACTTTTATGGGGCGTTTGCTGGTTGGGACTATTTTAATCCGTTCTATGGTGTGCAAGCAGAGGGAATTGATGGGTTCAGTCAAGGGTCTGATGAAGATCTGAGTTTGATCAGGGAAGAAGAAGGAATTCCAGAGCTGGAGGAAGATGGGGAGAGGAATGAGGGAGGAAAGAGAGAGGTGGTAATGGGGAACA TGGATGATGCTAATGTGAGCCAGGGGGAGCAGGTGGGGCTAGGAATGGATGATGGGAGGGAATTGTTGGAAGCATTGAAGGATGTTGAAGATCACTTTGTTAAGGCTTATGATTCTGGCTTGGATGTTTCTAGGATGCTAGAAGCCAGCAAAGTTCATGGTCAGTCTGGTACGGAGGAAATTAAAG TTACCTCAAATAAGCTGTTTGAGTCCATAACATGGGATCCATCCACTTCGTCTCAGTTTTCATCTGGTAAAAGTTTCCTGGCCTCCAGCTCTAAAAGTTCGTCGACATTGACAATTTTCAAGAACGATTTGTTCGATGACTTTGGAGGAATGGAATCTGGTAGTCATTCTCTGACATTGGGAAGGTTATATGCATGGGAGAAGAAGCTCTATGAAGAAGTGAAG GCTGGAGATGAAACCAGGAAAATTTATGAGCGAAAATGCTCAAAATTGAGAAATCAGGATGCGAGGGGAAACTGGACCTACAAGGTGGACAAAACCAGAGCTGAAGTCAGAGATTTATACACGAGGATCCTGGTTGCAGTACGAAGTGCAGAATCAATCTCCAAAAGAATCCAGAAACTAAGAGATGAAGAGTTGCAGCCACAAATATTCGAGCTGCTATATGG CCTAATGAGGTCCTGGAAGATAATGTTGGAATCCCATGAAGCTCAAAACCAGACCATGTTCGAAGTAAAATTTTTCACCTCTCCTGCTTATGGAAAGTTCTGCAATAACTCCCACCGCCTTGCAACTTTTCAACTCGAGGCTGAGCTTCAGAATTGGCGTGCTTGCTTTGATGCATACGTTAAAGCACAGAAGGCATACATTGAAGCCCTCCGTCGATGGTTATCCAAGTTCATTGCCCCAGAAGTTGAATTTTTCTCAGGAGGCAGGTCTTCACTTCCTCCATGCCAGCAAATTCGCGGCCCAAAATTGCTTGTGGTATGTCATGAATGGTTAAGCTCTTTGGATAAGTTGCCAGACAAGGCAGTATCCCATGCCATGAAGAGTTTTGGCAAGGATATCCGGGCTTTGTGGGTTCAACAGGGCAAGGAACAGCAGCAGAAGAGGAAGGTTGATGGGCTCACAAAGGAACTCGACCAGAGATTTCTTGCATTCCAGAAAGAAGAGAGGAGGGTTCTCGAGTCAAAGCCTTGTAAGCAAGTATCAGATATATATGTACGATATCGTGTTGAATGGTTGATGGAGAGGAAGAATGTGTTGGAAATGTTCAGGCAGAAGCTGGAAGCAGAGAAGGAGGAGCATCATAGAAGCATGCAAGAGACGCAGCGTATCACCGTAAATGGGTTCCAAACTGGTTTTTCTGCAGTTTTCGAGTCTCTCGTTGAGTTCTCACAGGCTTCTCTTAAGATGTGCAGTGACTTGGTGACTTTCAGCGAGAATGCAAAGGTGGGAGATGAAAATAGTAGCAACCCTTTTTATGTAAACGGGATGGGATCTTAG